Proteins from a genomic interval of Clostridium scatologenes:
- a CDS encoding spore germination protein — MKFFKSRSTNNINEDNASIKINKDINENVNRIKIDFSGISDFKIDYFKLDNNEDFICATICIKSLTDKIIMNSLSLELSRLKIDFDNSKHNIDFDTLVNYFSGIRDLKEDDDYENLYAELLLGNIVFLVNGYDKFFSIITNTDEGRNIQEATSQTIIRGPKDSFTEKLSINVLLIRKRIKNKGLKMENLFLGSITKTAVNIMYIDKIAKDDIVQEIKNRLNKIEIDAVLESGYIEELIKDDRYSIFPTFLNSEKPDSVVAALLEGKVAILVDGTPYVLTAPAIMFEFFQSSEDYYHHYLISSMMRFLRFIAFLLTLLTPATYIAITTFHQEMIPTPLLISIAAQREGVPFPVFIETLAMEFVFEIIREAGIRMPRAVGSAISIVGALVLGQAAVEAGIVSAFIVIIVSITAISSFAIPNYEMSNAIRAIRFILMCLAGVLGLYGVFMGLIILVLHLCKIKSITVPYLTPIAPRVKGGNKDTFFRFPLWKMKCRPVGIGNTITSRVNEENAAGLNQKKKPELR; from the coding sequence ATGAAATTTTTCAAATCAAGATCTACAAATAATATAAATGAAGATAATGCAAGTATAAAAATTAACAAAGATATAAATGAAAATGTAAATAGAATAAAAATTGATTTTAGTGGTATTAGCGATTTTAAAATTGATTATTTCAAGCTTGATAATAATGAAGATTTTATTTGTGCAACTATATGTATTAAAAGTTTAACTGACAAAATAATTATGAATTCATTGTCATTAGAACTTTCAAGACTAAAAATAGACTTTGACAATTCAAAACATAATATAGATTTTGATACATTAGTAAATTATTTTTCTGGTATAAGAGATTTAAAAGAGGATGATGATTATGAAAATCTTTATGCTGAGCTGCTTTTAGGTAATATTGTATTTTTAGTTAATGGATATGATAAATTTTTTTCAATAATAACTAATACTGACGAAGGCAGAAATATTCAGGAGGCAACCTCGCAGACAATAATAAGAGGACCTAAAGACTCATTTACAGAAAAATTAAGTATCAATGTTTTGCTTATTAGAAAGAGAATAAAAAACAAAGGGTTAAAAATGGAAAATTTATTTTTAGGAAGTATAACCAAAACAGCAGTAAATATAATGTATATTGATAAAATAGCCAAAGATGATATTGTACAGGAAATAAAAAATAGACTTAATAAAATAGAAATTGATGCTGTATTAGAAAGTGGGTATATTGAAGAATTAATTAAGGATGATAGATATTCCATATTTCCTACATTCTTAAATTCAGAAAAACCTGATTCTGTTGTTGCAGCTTTGTTAGAAGGAAAAGTAGCAATTTTAGTTGATGGAACACCTTATGTATTGACAGCTCCTGCAATTATGTTTGAATTTTTCCAATCAAGTGAGGATTATTATCATCATTACCTTATATCTTCAATGATGCGTTTTTTAAGGTTTATTGCTTTTTTATTAACTCTTTTAACACCAGCGACATATATAGCAATAACAACATTTCATCAAGAAATGATTCCTACACCATTACTTATAAGTATAGCTGCGCAAAGAGAAGGCGTTCCTTTTCCAGTTTTTATAGAAACCTTAGCTATGGAGTTTGTATTTGAAATAATAAGAGAAGCAGGTATAAGAATGCCAAGAGCTGTAGGATCAGCCATTTCAATAGTAGGAGCATTAGTGCTTGGTCAGGCGGCAGTGGAAGCTGGTATTGTATCAGCTTTTATAGTAATTATTGTTTCAATAACAGCAATATCAAGCTTTGCTATACCTAATTATGAAATGTCAAATGCAATAAGAGCAATAAGATTCATTTTGATGTGTCTAGCAGGGGTACTTGGATTGTATGGTGTATTTATGGGATTAATTATATTAGTACTTCATTTATGTAAAATAAAGTCTATAACAGTTCCATATTTAACTCCAATTGCACCAAGGGTGAAAGGTGGAAATAAAGATACATTTTTCAGATTTCCATTATGGAAAATGAAATGCAGACCAGTAGGAATTGGTAATACTATTACTTCACGAGTAAATGAAGAGAATGCTGCAGGATTAAATCAAAAGAAAAAACCAGAATTAAGGTGA
- a CDS encoding Ger(x)C family spore germination protein: MNLKKILITFILILSTCFTGCWSSKELNTLAIVVATGIDKTEKGYLISEQVINPRVIASQKSINESPVVLYTGEGRDLEEAIKSIAAKSPREIYNSHLKMVIFGNKVAESGIKDIVDYFARNYQYRTDFYFAIAKNKTAKEVLGVLTPMESIPGISMYNSLKLSGENWATTKSIRIVELINSIVSDGKNPVIAGIDITEGETFPKSIENLKESGEIKKIEYSSLGVLKKDRLVGWLNEDESKGYNYIVGDVKNTVDHTYYGDKVKITGDVIDSKSDIKASIINNKPVINVKIDVKQNIGAVEGDFDISKEENKDLVNRLSEQKIELICKEALNKAQNDLKSDIFGFGEAVHRKNPKLWAKIKDKWDSEFVHIPVNITVNVKTNQLGEITKSFFIKEK; encoded by the coding sequence ATGAATCTTAAAAAGATATTAATTACTTTTATTTTAATACTAAGTACATGTTTTACTGGATGTTGGAGTAGTAAAGAGCTAAACACTCTTGCAATTGTTGTAGCAACTGGCATTGATAAAACAGAAAAGGGGTATTTGATTTCAGAACAAGTCATAAACCCAAGGGTAATAGCTTCCCAAAAATCGATAAATGAGTCGCCAGTTGTTTTATATACAGGAGAGGGAAGGGATTTGGAAGAAGCAATAAAAAGTATTGCAGCAAAATCACCAAGAGAAATATATAATTCACACCTTAAAATGGTCATATTTGGTAACAAGGTTGCAGAAAGTGGAATAAAGGATATAGTTGATTATTTTGCACGTAATTATCAATATCGTACTGATTTTTATTTTGCAATAGCTAAAAATAAAACTGCAAAGGAAGTTCTAGGAGTATTAACTCCTATGGAATCCATACCTGGAATTTCTATGTATAATTCACTTAAATTATCTGGTGAGAATTGGGCAACTACAAAGTCTATAAGAATTGTTGAGCTTATTAATTCTATTGTTTCTGATGGGAAAAATCCTGTTATTGCAGGTATTGATATTACTGAAGGGGAGACTTTCCCAAAATCTATAGAAAATTTAAAAGAAAGTGGAGAAATTAAAAAAATAGAATATTCTAGCTTAGGAGTTTTAAAAAAAGATAGACTTGTAGGGTGGTTAAATGAAGATGAAAGTAAAGGATATAATTATATTGTTGGAGATGTAAAGAATACAGTAGATCATACATATTACGGAGATAAAGTGAAAATTACAGGTGATGTTATAGATTCCAAATCAGATATAAAAGCTTCCATAATAAATAATAAACCTGTTATTAATGTAAAAATAGATGTAAAGCAAAATATTGGAGCAGTAGAAGGTGATTTTGATATTTCAAAGGAAGAAAATAAAGATTTAGTAAATAGATTAAGTGAACAAAAAATAGAATTAATATGTAAAGAAGCATTGAATAAAGCACAAAATGATTTAAAAAGCGATATCTTTGGTTTTGGAGAGGCAGTACACAGAAAAAATCCTAAGTTATGGGCAAAGATTAAAGATAAATGGGATAGTGAATTTGTACATATACCTGTTAACATTACAGTTAATGTGAAAACTAATCAGCTTGGAGAAATAACAAAGTCATTTTTTATTAAGGAGAAATAG
- a CDS encoding GerAB/ArcD/ProY family transporter — MVTINKTRITNHQLFSLTANYSCGTSIIVVSASLAGIAKQDAWICTILTPLFGLFFVWMYHYLASLYPNKSYVDIICSVFGKWCGSFISAAFVFICLLDVPQITWYVGNFIKTQSLINTPIYAVNTIIIIALVIGALYGIEAIARASEIFVYIVSFMFILSLMLVSPNAKFENLLPVLEKGITPALKGSVLLSSYNTWPLIVLNMIYPLNVSNIKNARKPLFIGYLWGSFIILMYNIMSILVLGSNIAANSAFPTYLLAKEINFGIVFTRMEAIISSSWIITLFFKALLYFYGGIIGISQLLGLKDYRKIVLPLGLISIVLSNIVYPNSIYEAEWDGTTWVLWIGTFAVVLPIVILIISIIKNKMRVK, encoded by the coding sequence GTGGTTACTATAAATAAAACTAGAATAACAAATCACCAGTTATTTTCACTAACGGCAAATTATTCATGTGGTACTTCTATTATTGTTGTGTCTGCTAGTCTTGCAGGAATAGCAAAACAAGATGCATGGATTTGTACAATATTAACACCTCTATTTGGTTTGTTTTTTGTCTGGATGTATCATTATTTAGCTAGCCTATATCCTAATAAATCCTATGTTGATATAATTTGTTCAGTATTTGGAAAATGGTGTGGAAGTTTTATATCTGCTGCTTTTGTGTTTATTTGTTTACTAGATGTACCACAAATTACATGGTATGTTGGAAATTTTATTAAAACACAAAGTTTAATAAATACTCCTATATATGCAGTGAACACCATTATAATTATTGCTCTTGTGATAGGAGCATTATATGGTATTGAAGCAATAGCACGTGCTTCAGAGATATTTGTTTATATTGTTTCATTTATGTTTATATTGTCACTTATGCTGGTTAGTCCTAATGCTAAGTTTGAAAATTTATTGCCTGTTTTAGAAAAAGGGATTACGCCTGCTTTAAAAGGATCAGTTCTTTTATCAAGTTATAATACCTGGCCACTAATTGTTTTAAACATGATATATCCACTAAATGTCAGTAATATAAAAAATGCACGTAAGCCTTTATTTATAGGATATCTATGGGGTTCTTTTATTATTCTAATGTATAACATTATGTCTATTCTAGTTTTAGGCAGCAATATTGCGGCAAATTCAGCATTTCCAACGTATCTACTTGCAAAAGAAATTAACTTTGGTATTGTTTTTACTAGGATGGAAGCAATCATATCATCATCTTGGATCATAACGTTATTTTTTAAGGCATTATTATATTTTTATGGAGGGATTATAGGTATTTCACAATTACTTGGACTCAAGGATTATAGAAAAATAGTATTGCCACTTGGACTAATATCCATAGTGCTTTCTAATATTGTTTATCCAAATAGTATTTATGAAGCAGAATGGGATGGTACTACCTGGGTATTGTGGATAGGTACATTTGCTGTTGTATTACCAATAGTGATACTAATTATAAGTATAATAAAAAATAAAATGAGAGTAAAATAA
- a CDS encoding GerAB/ArcD/ProY family transporter — translation MNKIKITNHQLFTLTVSASFGGTIIILNAVIASISKQDSWIAVLLTPVIGIPILWIYCFLGSKYPNKTFIGIMREVLGKWIGSIISAGYVFLCIMTSYCIPWYIGNFLTTEAMSKTPVYIINLIFVFGIVIGVLYGLETIARASEVFIFVSSFLFIVSMLFVLPNAKFENLQPVLENGIIPILKSAVFLICYLTFPVVSIMMIYPINTNNTVEARKSILKGYIWSCFLFFIAMFMSILVLGSKITSVVQYPTYLLAKEINVDIVFTRMEFIIAGVWITTEFMVNIIFFYSGIAGLCELLGLKNYRMLVIPLGLIVSIVSEFVYKDTIYQGKFNAFGWAPYGMTYGLIIPVLLIIVWKVKNILCKKI, via the coding sequence ATGAATAAAATAAAAATCACAAATCATCAATTATTTACATTAACTGTTAGTGCTTCATTTGGAGGCACAATTATTATATTAAATGCTGTAATAGCAAGTATATCAAAACAAGACTCATGGATTGCAGTTTTACTTACACCTGTAATAGGTATACCAATATTATGGATATATTGTTTTTTGGGAAGCAAGTATCCCAATAAGACATTCATAGGAATAATGAGAGAGGTATTAGGAAAATGGATTGGCTCCATTATTTCAGCAGGGTATGTATTTTTGTGTATAATGACTAGTTATTGTATCCCTTGGTATATTGGCAATTTTTTAACCACTGAAGCTATGTCCAAAACACCAGTATACATAATTAACTTAATATTTGTATTTGGAATTGTAATTGGAGTACTGTACGGACTGGAAACAATTGCACGAGCATCTGAAGTATTTATATTTGTTTCTTCTTTTTTGTTTATCGTTTCAATGCTTTTTGTATTGCCTAATGCTAAGTTTGAAAATTTGCAACCTGTGCTTGAAAATGGTATTATTCCAATTTTAAAGAGTGCAGTTTTTTTGATATGTTATCTTACATTTCCTGTTGTTAGCATAATGATGATATATCCAATAAATACTAATAATACAGTAGAAGCTAGAAAATCGATTTTAAAAGGATACATATGGTCGTGCTTTTTGTTTTTTATTGCTATGTTTATGTCAATATTAGTGTTAGGCAGCAAAATAACATCTGTAGTACAGTATCCTACATATTTGCTCGCTAAGGAAATAAATGTTGATATTGTGTTTACTCGTATGGAATTTATAATTGCTGGAGTATGGATTACGACAGAGTTTATGGTAAATATAATATTTTTTTATTCTGGGATAGCAGGGCTCTGTGAATTATTAGGATTAAAAAATTATAGGATGTTAGTTATACCACTTGGGTTAATTGTATCAATAGTATCAGAATTTGTTTATAAAGATACTATTTATCAAGGAAAGTTTAATGCTTTTGGATGGGCTCCTTATGGTATGACATATGGTCTTATTATCCCTGTTTTGTTAATTATTGTTTGGAAAGTAAAAAATATATTGTGCAAAAAAATTTAA